A window of Castanea sativa cultivar Marrone di Chiusa Pesio chromosome 8, ASM4071231v1 genomic DNA:
TGAAGAATTACAAGCAAATGGTATGTTTAAATCTTTCTTCAGATTGATGTCTTCTTTTACATTAAAAACTATTGGCTATAGTAAGGCACTAGAATAGCATATGGATCTGAACATTGTGTagatttttgagatttaaacTATTGGCTATAGTCTTTCACTACATCTATGGATTCGGATCAGGCAACTTCTAGTGCTGAGTTAGGAAGTTCAACTTATAGAAAAGCTGACCCTGGGTTAGGTGGAAATCCTGGAAGGCCCTCAAATAATGATGTGCAAGACCTACTCGAGTGTCCTGTTTGCATGAATCTAATGTACCCTCTATTATACCAGGTATGTTCTCATAGGCTTTTAAGGCAAGTATCCTCTGCCAAATCAATGAGGGGAAAAAATTGCTTACCACATCAAGTGAAAAATCAGAAGTATTAGCTTTGATCATTGATGGGAAGTCACTCTTTTGTGCTTTAGAGGATGATGTCAAGGACATGTTTCTAGAACTTGCACTTGGCTGTGCATCTGTTATTTGCTATCGTTCATCTCCCAAACAAAATGCACTTGtaagtttttcttctctctcttttatgtttagatttttttataaaatgttgtaTGGTGTCAATCTTCTCAAGCTTGCACATTTTGCTGTCATAGTTTCTAGGCAATATTCAGAGAAAGAAGCTGCTATTAATTATCTAGAAGGAGTGATTGAGAAACTTCAAGCAAGTAGAGAGCAGCGAATTGAAGAGCCAATCCTTTACATTAAGTTGCAGATAGCCATATTTAAACTAGAGCAAGGTGACCAAAAAGAGTGCAAGAAGCTTCTAGAAGATGGGAAGAGTACCCTTGACAGCATGACAGATATTGATCCAACTGTCTATGCTAACTAATACTGGGTTTCATCTCAGTACTACAAATTTCGTCAACAATTTGCTGACTTCTATAAAAGCGCTCTTCTTTATCTTGCATACACATCAGTGGAGTCTCTCTCATATTCATTTAAGCTGGTACgtgattatatttattttaagtgcATTGTCCATTGTAAGTGCATTGTCACCAAggttcttatttttatatttctgtGTTAATTTTATATCTATACATTTGTACTTTCATTAGTTAGAGTCATCTTGCAAACAATAGGCTTTGATTGCATAACCTCACCCACCTCCTAGAACTTGTATGGAGAGGAAGTGCTAGGTCAGCTTTTTGAACTAAATTTATGGTTTGGTTATGCGTGTGAGTTTGtgagttttttggggttatgtGAAAGTGAATGGTGTAGTGTGACATTGTGTTTGAAAAAGAATACTTTTATATGGTAGCTCAAGATAGcatcttttatcattttttttagggtaatttGATTGTGGAATTCTTAAAAAGCCTTATTTGATTGTGGAATCATCTCTGAAAGATCTTATGTTTACAATTTATCCCCCACTGCTGAATGCAACATTCCATTTCAGATTGATACTTCGGCTAATAGTGAAGATGAAGATGGCTGTCTGAAAGATGGAGTCCATCATGTGGATGATGATGAGACTGTGCCTGTTTTAAGTGCAGGCTTCATGTGCGCGAAAGGATGGCGTGGGAAAACAAGATTTAATCCTTTAGGAAGGTGAACATACGTTAGGGAGTATGATCATTCTCCTCCAGCCAATCTGCTAGAGGGCAGGGGCACCCAAAGTGGAGCTCATGTTGATATAATGGGAAATTTTGCTTTGATTGAGGACATTTTAAGGATGGCTGCTGGAGCTACAGGGGAAGACTTGGGGGGTGATCGGGTTTACTCTGACATCTTCAAATGATCTGAGAAGATCAACTTGCAACTGTAATTTTAACTGGTGTATACTCTTAGCCTTtcaatgattattattattttttaaaaatcaaacctaTACATCTTATACGCATGTAAATTAAAATCACATTCTGTGAtcttgattataattttttccccctattttgTAACAACCCCAGTAAGATATCTTAGGTTACTACACAGTGAAGTGTACCTCGACATTTTCTTCCCCCTAAATTGTGATGATATCTGCAATCTAGACCATTGATAAATTAGAGAATTTCCCAGATATTATTATTTGGTGAGACTCGAAGACACATGGAAATTGtacttgaaacttttttttatgtcaGAAATTGTACTCGAAGACACATAGGGAGTCCTACTTGGGGGTCTTGTAACTCTTATTTTAGGACCCTATAGACGTCATACGTATGTGGTTTAGTGGGCCTCCGTGATGATATGCCTACCTAACCCATAGAGAGAAGGGTCGAACGAGAAACTAGAAGTGTCGTTAAAGTCCTAACTTAAATAGGCAACGATAGAAGGGAGAGGTTCACTATTGGAGGCATGGGATGTGCTGCACTTGAATCACAAGCTTGGTTTGATTaagatctttttatttttattttctttttttttaaaggataggGAGGCTCGTAAATAAATGCAAATCCTTTGTATCACCTTTTATGTACCACTCTATGTTCCACTAATCATGGGCGTACCATGTGAGAGCAATCCACAAATCACTACTTACCATGTGAGAGCAATCACCAACAACTCCCATCATAATGCTACTAGAGAACTAGGAACGGAaactccctccctccctccctccctccctcccttcCTTTTGCTCCCAACTATTTGGTCTTAAGAATGTTAGTTTTAACAATGAGTGATTGCCCTCCCGTTATACTTCTATAAACTCGAGAGTactaaaaagcaaaaaaacctCTATAAACTCGagagtactaaaaaaaaaaaaacctcgaGGGTACTACCCTGGATGAAACTAAAAAAACAgattagtactcgagtttaaTAAACTCGGGTACCATAACATAGTACTCGAGTCCTgtaaactcgagtactaatcTGTATGATTTACTATTATACCCGAGCCATACTCAAGCTTACTGGACTCGGGTACTTCTAACACAATACTCGAGTCCTTTAAACTCGAGTAATAAGTTCCATACTTATTGCACACACCGACTTTCCTGGCGGCAACCACTACAATTAATGCATAAtgaatggtactcgagttcgaGGAACTCAAGTACCTCTTCACAAAACAGACCCCATCAGCTTTCATCTATTTTTAGTAAGGATCTTCCGAACTCTACTCGTGTACCTATCTTTCCAACTCCACGTGACAAGTCAAAACGCTACGTGGACGCAAAAGCTACTGGTAGTTGGGTCACCATCTGCAAGTCCTTGAGTTTGTATGTCAGTTCTCCATCCAAGACCAACGTGCTGTCTATTTATCCTTTGGGTCAACCCTGCTGTGACCAGAACATAGAGGTAATAGTTAAGTGCTTAGTTTCAGATTGTGTTTGTATGTGCTTCGTATGAGATTTTTATGCATGAGGTGTTTTTGTACTCCCTAGTTTTTCAATATTAACTATGTACAACTGCTGATATTCACACATTTGAATTGAAGTTTCAGAGCTTGTCTTCACgaacataaaattcaaaagtaaTCTAAAATTTCTACAAAATGCTCTATTGTAACTTGTATTCATTTTGACATACCAAATAGGACTATAATGTCACTTAGTTAATAAAATAGATTTCTTTTTATGTTGCATCAActgcatatttttttaaaaaaatttaatctgcCATATGTAGGGAGCaataatgtatttttatatgttaGAAATAGTTTCAATTGGTgttttaattaactcaactaatatagtattttatactcaaataagaaattttttacgTTTGGATTTTATCGacaccaaaatataaaaacttagtGAAAGGCATGCAATTACTGTGTAAGACACCATAAATTTTGAACCCTATCATATCCCCAACGAAAACAAAcattaattccaaaattttctaGTCAATTATAGATGTACGACATATTAAATAGAATCATTCGCATGTGACGAGTCAGCTAGGTTTCTACTTTTAATAAACTTACATTctatatactttattttaatcttACTTAACCATGTCTATAATAAAAGTCTTGGCCTAATAGTAAAGAATAAACTCATGGAATAAGGCATATAGATTTTAAACCGTAACGTAtcgatgataataataataataataataataataataataataataataataataatggaaaatGCTAATAATCAAGGTTGACCATATGATAGCAAATAGAGAGCATGcatattaagattttttttattatgtatagAAGCTAAGGTGACATATTAGACATATTTGGGATACTGAAAAAACTTACAAGAAAACTTGGGAGAAACTAGGAGGGCTTTGTTGCACGAAAGAGAAATGTCATGCAGTTACAGTTACATTGGAACACAACATCAGAATCAACAACTTGCACACAACTTTCGGTCCGTAATGATAAGGAGTAACATGATTGTAATAGCAACTAGTCATTAAGAAACATAAGTAGTGGCCAAACTTGGAATTTGCCTTTGGCAGtccaaatgaaaaacaagatttatatatattatattccttttttataagtattatattcatattttaaattgCTTAATAACTCAACGTTAATATCCAAAAATATAgtgttattttctaaaatatcattAGTTTTTAACTTGCCTATGGAATTATATTTGAAAGTTAAATTATAATACATTAAGTATAATTAATGgctaaaaaattactttattattttattatttttatcaatgcTTGAAATTAGTAAATGTTCCCCTCAAAAAAATGCTTGAAATTAAATGCATTAAAAATAGATCGAATCAAATAACGATTTACACACTTTAGTGTtttactatattatattatatattttgatcaattttaaaagaactatacagttattattattattattatttttttttgctaatttttttatacatactTTTTATATGTCATATACTAACTACAAGTCTGAAATAgtataaaagagaaacaaaagaagaataagGAGAGCAAACTATatatgtatcaaaaaaaaaacttaaccatAGCCAATGCACACCAACACTAGTAAACCGGCTCCTTAAGATTAATGCATAGTCTATTTTGCTACAGTTATATGGCATagtctaataattttttataattttttgtatgagagaaattttataaattgagttaactagaacgcAGAACTCGATATACTATTAActgtttttataaattcaattattcaattatttatatgtctatgattgagtttgaatataaattttttttatcatacgCCAAATTTATGTAAGTGGTTATACATTATGACAACTTTTATATTGTTAATAACAGGTCGGTGATggattttcactttttctatgTGTACTACGATGGAGAGATATATTATCATGACTTGCATGGGTTGTCATACCAAGGCTCGAACCAAAAGCAAAATTGTGTTAGGGTGAAGCGTGGGATAGGCCTTATGAAATTGCAACAAAGAATATTGAAGGTGATGAGGTTAGATCACTCTAGGCATAACATTTCCATCGTGTATTGAGCACCTCAACGGGTTCTAGACACCCATGTTTTCTATAATTCACTACAGTTATCGAGTGCCGCCCAAGTGAagatgatgtggaaaattgttgAGCAAATGGTGGTGAAAGGATTTGTTGGTTTGGATCTCTATGTCACTGTTGAGCCCACCATAGTAGAGGCTGGAGAGGGTTCACAACATACTGTTTTGGATGGAACTGTAGATGAGCACATTGACTTAATACCATTACAGTCTTATCAAGGGTGTGCAGAAAATACAGGAGATGGGTATGGTACTGAACTGTGGCAAACATTTCCCCATGCTTCACACATTGAGGAGGAGCAAGGGCCCCAGGAAGTGCATGCAAGAGAGCATTTATCTCATGATGAGCTGCATGGGGGCACATCTAAAAATGAAGATGATCACGGACTTGGTGACGATGCAACCCATATTGATATTACTAGGGATGACTTCGAGGAGGACCTAGATACCATGGGTGAACACGAGGATGTTGATCATATCGAGGATGTGGTTGTAGAAGAGAATAGAGACACATGCCCTGGTCCCGATCCTACGCCGAAATGGTTCACCAAAAACACTTGGGATAATATGTTTGATCCATCACCGGTTATGCAAGCGGAAGTATCAAGTTGGACGCCTAGGGAGTAGCCAATGAAAGGAATGGTATTCGCGACTAAATTTGCAGTGCGACATGCGTTGACATGGTACGCACTGCGAGAGAATTTTAGGTTCAAAACTGAGCATTCAGACTCAGAGAGGCTTTTGGTGAGTTGTGAGGATGATTCTTGTCCATGGTCAGTCCATGCAATCTGTTGCAAGGGAGACAATGTCTGGAAGATTGCAAAATGCAAGGGTCCCCACACGTGCGACAAAATTCAGAATGCTCATGATGGTCGGATGATTGATTCGGTGTTCCTAGCGTACGTACTTGAGAGCTATATACGAGAAGACCCCGCGTATAAGATAAAGAACTTTCTCCACGTTGCTTTGGCAGACTTAAAACACGAAATATCTCACTACAAGGTATTCTTTAACTTGCATTCTTTTTTCAATACAATGTAGAGACATCAGTCTTCATGGAAGTATAAGCATGATATTTTTTCCCAAAACCCACGAATACCTaatgttatgaaaaatgaaattgaaaaaaaagaaaagaaaaaggaataaagagaaagaatattatcttcatcttatagccttacaagtcttgattttttttcttaaactatAATTATTTAACTTCTATTCATTTCTAACGTAATCATTATGGTTCACATACAAGGTTTGGGATGCCAAACAAAAGGCCGTTGCAGCTATATACGGGGATTTTAAGGAGTCTTATGCAAAGTTGTTGCGTTTTTTGGCAGGACTTAAGGATGCAAGTCCGGGTACAAAGTATAAGTTATTAGTGAACGATAATTATGAACCGGGAACCTGTACATTCAAGTCCGTATTTTGGGCGTTTCGTCCATGTATTATTGGGTTCAAGAACTGTAGGCCTGTGATTAGTATTGATGCAATCCACctctatggaaaatataaagggaAATTGATGATTACAATGGCGACAGATGCTAATAATAAGATTTATCCACTTGCCTTCGCCGTTGTCGAGAGCGAGAGCACAGAGACTTGGGGTTGGTTCTTGGCTTGTATAAGAAGGTATATTACTGACCGGAGACACCTGTGTGTCATATCTGACAGACACCTTGGGATACAAGCTATCTTCAGAGACACTAATTGAGACTTTTTGCAGCCTCCCATGACAGAACATCGTTACTGCCTTCGTCATCTATGCAGTAACGTGAACACTAGATGGAACAATGAAACTTTAAAGAATCTAGTATGGAGGGCAGCAAGTGCTACCTAGGAGCGAAAGTTCAATTCCACGTTCAATTTAATTGAGAATGTGAACCGGGATGTGCATCAATATCTAAAGGATGTGCCGAAAGAGAAATGGGCTCTAACTTTTGACAAGGGTTACTGTTATGGGGCGATGACTACAAATGTCTCCGAGTGCTTCAATTGTGTTTTAAAGGGTGCTCGTAGCCTGCCCATTACAGCAATGGTGAAATACACATGGTTCAAATTGAATGCTTATTTCGATGATCGTCGCAATAAGAGCATAGAGTAGTtgaatttaggaaaaaaatggtgtaaatatgCCTTGGATATCTTCATGAGAAATAAGGAGAAGGCAGAGCATCACAGGGTGACGAGATTGAGCGCGCAACAACAATCATATCAAGTAGATACACCGCATAATCCAGGGACTGCTGGACATGGGGATCACACACATGGAGTTAATTTGCTGCAAAGAACTTGCACATGTTAGAAATGGAAATTGGATAAGATACCATGTTCACAAGTCATTGCAATATGTATTAGGTATCGACATGATGCAGAACAGTACATTGACCTATGCTATAGCGTGGACGCACTGTTCCGGAGCTATGCTCCCGTTTTCCCTGCGTTGAAAGATAGATTATCATGGTCGGATCCTAAAGAAACTCGAAAGGTCCTCCCTAACCCCCAATTGATCTGAGAGAAAGGTCGCCCTGTCTCAACACGAATTAGGAATGAGATGGACGAGGGCGGGAAACGGCCTAGAACCACACCATGGAAGGAGGGGGGGAGGAAGGTGCAATGCAGGTTGTGTGACCAAGAAGGGCATAACCGAAGAACATGCCCTAAGCGAAACGAGGCCCCGATGAGTGGTGGTCTCGCGGACTAGGTATGCTAAGTTTGATACTGGTTAGTGGTGAATCTGGGCATGGATTGTTGGATGATGTACAGGTAGGGAACGTTCCTTTTTCCTTAAAAACTTTACATTCAAAGTGGCAGCACCAATAGATTTAAGTTGTtcaaaaaaaaggagaggggggtgggggggaggaCACCAGATTATTTACGTTTAACATCAAAGTAATtgattaaattagatttttaatttagtttcataccataaatgcatgatatacatgttattatttttcacGTGTATTTTCAGGTGCttaattttgatagatttaCCTAGTCAACAACATCATCAAAGATTTACTTGTCACCAAGTAGTCTGCCACTAAAGATTCCTGCTTGCAAGGGCCATAGTCTGGTATTATTATATGTCTCAACTActattttgttttgctttgttttgtagttgaattgttttttatttgagaattttCAATATTGGGATATTGTATGTAATGGATAAGAAAATTTAGGGTTCTATTTCTGAGGATCTATGAACACCCACTGCTCAAGCAAAGAAGTAAGAACAATTGTTATTTTGTGGGTGCAAAAGGTTGGTGTGCACCATGGTTTGCACCATGCAGAAGTTTTTTAATGCCACTCCCTTGTATGTATGTTAGTTGAGATTTGTGTGCACTTCT
This region includes:
- the LOC142605794 gene encoding uncharacterized protein LOC142605794, coding for MVFATKFAVRHALTWYALRENFRFKTEHSDSERLLVSCEDDSCPWSVHAICCKGDNVWKIAKCKGPHTCDKIQNAHDGRMIDSVFLAYVLESYIREDPAYKIKNFLHVALADLKHEISHYKVWDAKQKAVAAIYGDFKESYAKLLRFLAGLKDASPGTKYKLLVNDNYEPGTCTFKSVFWAFRPCIIGFKNCRPVISIDAIHLYGKYKGKLMITMATDANNKIYPLAFAVVESESTETWGWFLACIRRYRHDAEQYIDLCYSVDALFRSYAPVFPALKDRLSWSDPKETRKVLPNPQLI